In the Glycine max cultivar Williams 82 chromosome 6, Glycine_max_v4.0, whole genome shotgun sequence genome, ATCGAGACAGACTTCTTCTAATTGGGGCATTGGGGCATTTGTATCGAGCAAGGAAGCAACTTCTTTTTCTAGGATGACATTGTGTGTTCCTAAAGATTCATCTTCTTGATAATAATCATTAGCACCCAACACATTTGATTCATCACCTTCATTATTGAATATCTCGGCTACAAAGAGTTTTCTTCGAACCTTGCAAGCTGCCACCATTCTCTCCCAACAATACCCCTTCTTTGTGGGTACTTGGTATAGTACACTTGCTGTGCTTATGAAGCTAATACAAAGGGATCATCTGTGCCAAGCCACAATCTAGGCTTAATGTCAACTAACTCATATCTTTCTGTTGGTAGTTTattagatgatagttgatagttgatagttttagagaattgttttagaaagaaggctatgtcattgatttcttggatgattaattacaacataccaattgcttatttataggctcaagtcaccaacctctcaatggtgatgaatgtttctacattactttaggtctttctaaagttttcatgatagattagtatcatgatagttctagattcttctatcttatacatacacttatagttctagattgttctaccatattcatacacattatagttctagattgttctaccatattcatacacactatatttctaggatattctactattttcatacatattatatttaagaatattttagaaatttgtagcaattttAACACTCTTCCTTGATGCAAATTTCTGTGACTCTGAGCATAGCTCgtaattcttcaaatcttggtctcGGCAACGCCTTCGTGAATATGTCTGCAATTTGATGTTCTGTTCTGCAGTAGTcgagtttgatctctttagttGCTTCAGCTTCTCTGATAAAGTGATACTTGATTGCTATGTGTTTTGTTCTGCTGTGATGAACTGGATTCTTCGCCATTGCAATTGTTGATTTGTTGTCGTAGTTGATTTTAGTAGGCTCATCTTGTTTTTCTCCAATGTCTTCAAGTATCCTATGAAGCCATATAGCTTAACTCGTTGCTTCAGCAGCTGCCacatactctgcttctgctgtTGATTGTGCTACTATAGCTTGCTTCTTCGACGCCCAAGAGAACATTCTCGATCCTAGTGAGAAAGCATAGCCAGAGGTACTCTTCATGTCATCTGTCGAACCTGCCCAATCACTATCGGTGTAGCCAAGTAATTCTGAGTTGGTTTCGGTAGTATACCATATACCGAACTCTTTTGTTCCTTGTAGATACCTCAAAATTCTTTTTCCTGCTCCAAAGTGTATTTGACTTgggctttgcatgaatcttgatAGAAGACTTGTAGCATACATTATGTCAGGCCGTGTAGTTGTCAAATATAGGAGGCTTCCAATTAGACTTCGATATTTGGATGCATCAGCTTCTGGTGCTCCATCATTCTTCTGTAGTTTCTCATTTGTTATGAGTGGAGTAGCAACAGGTTTGCAACCATACATCTTGAATTTCTTAAGTAAGCCTTCTGTGTATTTCTTTTGCGAGATGAATATCCCTTCATTTCTCTGACTTACCTCTATGCCGAGGAAGTAACTCATCAAACCAAGGTCGGTCATCTCAAAGGTCTTCATGTCTTCTTTAAACTCCATCATCATCTTAGTATTGTTTCCCGTGTAGATAAGATCATCTACATATAGAGAGAGTAAGAGAGTGTTCTGACCTTGAGACTTGATGTAAAGTGTAGGCTCACTCTTGCTCCTCCTGAATTCTCGATCCATGAAATACTGATCGATTCTGTTATACCATGCTCGAGGTGCTTGCTTCAAACCGTAGAGTGCTTTTCTTAGTCTTAACACTTTGCTTTTCTAGTTGATGGATACTCCATCCTTTTTGTGACGCAAGAGCTATTAGAGTTCTTATGGTATCAAGATGAGCTACTGGTGCAAATGTCTCATTGTAGTCAATTCCGGGTTGCTGTGAGTAACCCTTAGCTACTAGCCTCGCCTTGTGTTTCTGTATGGTGCCATCAGGGTTGAGCTTTGTCTTATAGACCCACTTAAACCCAATGATATCTTTTCCATGGGAATGATTTACTAACTCCCATGTGTTGTTTTTCTCGATCATCTGTATCTCTTCTTCCATTGCCTTGACCCATACTTCCTGCTTTGACGCTTCTTCAAAGCTTCCAAGTTCAAGTATGGCCAAGTTACAGGTTTCATATATGTCCACCAAAGATCTTACTCGTCTTGGAGTAGACTCTGGTGATGATAgttcttgatcttgttgttgtggtggaggtgaaggtggttcacctgggtcttcttcctcagcttcttCTTGAGGTAGTTGAGCAGGTATAAGAACATTcttctccactttttcttcatccCAATTCCAAGAAGCATACTCATAAACTTCAACATCTCGACTGATGACGAGTTTCTTAGTTTGCAAGTTGTAGACACGGTAGCCCTTGGAGATATTGctatacccaaggaagatacctcGTATAGTCTTGTCTTCAAGCTTGTGCCTCTTCACGTCTGGAATATGAATGTAGCATATAGATCCAAAAACCCTTAGGTGCTTTGCTGATGGCTTCTTCCCGTTCCAAGCTTCAATTGGAGTCTTGTCTTTTACAAACTTAGTTGGACATTTATTGAGTATGTAAACAGCAGTGTAGACTGCTTCTGCCCAGAATGTGTTAGGTAGTCCCTTCTCCTTAAGCATTGATCTAGCCATTTCCATAACTGTGCAATTCTTTCTCTCGgacactccattttgttgaggagaatATGCGACTGTAAGTTGTTGCTCAATGCCTTCATCCTcacaaaatctttcaaactcGTGAGAGGTGTACTCTTTGCCGCGATCACTTCTTGgtacttttatttgttttccactttgattttcagcaagggccttgaactttttgaatactccaaagacttttgatttttcttttagaaaatatacccATGTCATTCTAGAGAAGTCATCAATGAAGAGTATGAAGTACCTGTTGTTCTCATGTGATGGTGTCCTCATTGGTCCACAGACGTCCGTATGTATCAGCTCCAATAGATCTTTTGCTCTCCATGCTCCACTTGTTGAGAAAGGAAATCAGTGTTGCTTACCAAGGAGACATCCTTCACACACTTCATTGTTCTCCTTTATGCTTGGAAGATCTCTCATCATGTTCTTCTCATGTAACAACTTCAAGGCATGTGTGTTGAAGTGGCCAAATCTTCGATGCCATAGCCATGAATCATCAACTTGTACCTTCATGGCAAtgtttgttgcatattttaaatttagagggaATCTTCTATTGCTCTTATTCATCTTTACTTGGGCTATCTcagaccttttattttttttgtctaagaTTTTGCATACACCTCCTTCAAAGTGAAGTGTGTAGCCTCTCTCCATCATTTGGCCAATGCTTAGAAGTTTTCTTTTAGGCTGGGAACTAGTAAGACATCATGGATGAGTCACGTACCTTTATCTGTCTCCACCATGACAATGCCTTTGCCTTTTGATTCAACCACACTTCCATTTCCTAGTCGAACTTTGACTTTGACAGACTCATCAATGCTTTTGAAAATAGTCTCATCCTTGGCCATGTGATTGCTACATCCACTATCCAAGTACCAGCTtcctcccttttcttttattgagtcTTGAGTGGCATAGAACAtacattgttcttgatcatGCTCCTCTGTGATATTGGCTTGATGCCTATTTTTGTTGCGACAATTTTTCTCTACGTGCCCGAACTTCTTGCAATGGTTGCATTGTGGCATATTACGGAACCAACAATTTTTCTCTGCGTGGCCTTGCCTTTTGCATATATTGCATGGAggatttttatatgttttgttcttaaggaaattcctagaaccttttcttcttctggaagtttttccataatttttctttcctccattttctttgttttggggctAAAATTTGAACTTTGACTGGAAGGCATTTTCAAGTGTATCTTCTTTATGCCTATACAGTCTTTGCTCATATGCTTCAAGAGAGCCCACAAGTTCTATCTCTGATAGAGTGGATAGATCTTTGGTTTCCTCAATTGTTGTCACAATTGGGTCAAACTTTTGGGGCATAgtaattagaattttctcaatAATTTTCTTGTCAAGAATATATTCCCCAAAAGCTCTCATTTGATTAACTATTTCTTTAACTTTAGAATAGTAATCTTTAACTGTCTCAgactccttcatcttcaatagTTCAAAATCTATTCTTAGAGATTGAAGTTTAACGGCACGTACCTTAACACTTCCTTGAAACTCCTCCTGCAATGTGTTCCACGCTTCTTTGGCAGTCTTAGCTCCCATAATTCTTGGGAAAATCGGATTAGTCACCGCTTGTTGCAAGGTGAACAACGCCTTtgaatttttctgtttatttttcttcaactcttttCTTGAGATGCATTAAGAGCTGAAGTATCCGTGGGAACAGTGAAGCCTTCTTCTACTATGTCCCATAAATCTtgagatgaaaaatatgtttccattttaacacgccagaaatcataattttcaccatTGAAGATAGGGACAGAAATAGTTGACGATTGAGTAGTGTTATCCATagcttagaaaaaatattattggagtGGGTTAATAGTACAAAGgaaatttttgaagtagttgGGAGGATTTTGGAATGGTAGGTAGGTAATATAACTACGCCCAATGTATGACCAAAcgtagctctgataccactgttggtagtttattagatgatagttgatagttttagagaattgttttagaaagaaggttatgtcattgatttcttggatgattaattacaacataccaattgcctatttataggctcaagtcaccaacctctcaatggtggtgaatgtttctacattactttaggtctttctagagttttcatgatagattagtatcatgatagttctagattcttctatcttatacatacacttatagttctagattgttctaccatattcatacacattatagttctagattgttctaccatattcatacacactatagttctaggatattctactattttcatacatattatatttaagaatattctagaaatttgtagcaatttcaacaCTTTCATCTACATTAACTCCATTAATTAGGTCGATCAAACAATTGGCAGTGCAAAAGAAATACTTTTTTTACTGCCTAAATATGATAATTCTAATATTTCTTCAATTATTCCATAATAGTGCAAGTCGTTCTCACCATATATGCTTCCTCGAACACATACCCCACTATTCATTGTAGCTTTATTTCGCTCACTTTCCTTAGTGTGAAACCTATACCCATTAACTATTAGGCCATCATAAAAAGTTACATGTTTAGAATGACCATAACTCATTTGTCGAATCAATTGATCCTCTACTTGACCGACACTTACCTGTGAATCATTATAAATACATTGGTTgtaatattcaataaaataaatattcattttaatattttacttttaacagTCAGGGTCGTGCAAGATGTAAGGCAAATTAGGCATCAGCCTAaggccaaaaaaaaatattttaggcccctaaaatttttttattactaattattaacaaattttaactgatcaaaataaaataatttagaatctctctcttccctaaaaattagtcaatcaatatcatctttttaaaaattaatcaatatcacaattaatgtcatttaaagtattttatttatcccaAAAAAGTAAATACCTATTAACTTTCCTTTAACCCATCCCAATTCCCTAACTAACGTATCTCACTCTCCAGACTCCATTCTTCACGTTTTTTCATCTCCTCATCttttgttcataaaaaaaaatctattcttCTCCTTCCCTTGAATGAAACCTATTGTCTATTGATCAAACTTTGTCTCCACAGCTCAACCTCTCTGGATTTGACATCGTCTGGATTCTGAACGCCTATAAACCGCATACATCCCGGCGTCCCACGTACGGAGCCTTTCATCTCCATCCCAGTGGATTGGTGGAATGATTCATTTCACGGGCATGACTCTGGGTACGTAGCAATACAACATGTATCACGTAACACCCTTGCGCCTGAAACAACATCTAAACAACAAAATCTTTGTTTGTTTCCAATTCCAGGTTCTATCGTTCTGTTCATCGATCatcattttctatatttattttagagtttagtttatttagatttcttaaatatttagttaatttttttattttgattatttacaaAAGTAAATGTCAAATAGAAAGTATGAATCTGGttatgaaaaattgaagaaaaaatgaaaagttgaaAAGCTAATTGAATCTCAACGTGGTGCCcttgataaatttgttattattcataaaaatgacGCAGAAGCAAGTTCAATAGGTGAAAATGTGATAGAACAACCATTGATAGATCATACTGACAACAAGGAAATTGTTATAGAACAACCACCTATAGATAATACTAACAACGGTGTAGAACAACCACCTAGAGATGATACTGACAATGGTGAAAACGTGATAGAACAACCACCTATAAATAATACTGACAACATAAATAGTCATAATTTCAATCAAGAACTAGAAgacaatattttagaaataggaGTAGAAGGGAATGTTGAGCATAATAACACTTGTAGTGAAGTACCTACAAATATTTATGACCTAGGACTATGGAAAAATATTGATGGAAAATTTAGAGATTTAATGATAGAAAATGGTCCTATCAGACATGACAATTTTCAAtatccaaaagatgaaaataatagatatttCTATTCATCATGTTATCAACGAACACTGTCAAATGGAGAAAAACATGATAGAAGATGGCTAGTTTATTCTAAAGATTTAGACAAAGTGTATTGTTTTTGCTGTAAGTTATTTGGTTCAACAAATGTTAGTCAACTAGCAAATGAAGTGACTAAAGATTGGAAGAATCTTGGTTCCAAACTTAAGAGTCATGAAACAAATCGTgaacatataattaatatgacCAAGTGGATTGAACTAGAAAAGAGATtgacaacaaaacaaacaattgATAAGCATATACAAGAACAAACTAACAAAGAAAAGGAACATTGGGAAAAAGGTTCTACTTAGGATTATAGCTATAGTCAAATATCTTTCTAAAAATAATCTTGCTTTTCGTGGaacaaatgaaaagatataTGAAAAAGGTAATGGTAATTTTTCGAGTTTGATTGAGATGCTTGCGGAATTTGATCCAATTATGCAAGAACATGTTAGGCGCATAAAAAGTAATGAAACTCGTAATCATTTCTTGAGTAATACCATACAAAACGAGTTTATAGAAATGATAGTCTTCCAAGTTAAAAAAGTCAATCATAGAGAAAGTTAAAgatgcaaaatatttttctgttattCTTGATTGTACTCCTGATGTAAGTCATCAAGAACAACTGACTCTTATCTTGAGATGCGTTGATACTACTAAATCTCCATTTAAAATCGAGgagtattttttagaatttttaaaagttgatgACACATCAGGAAAAGGTCTTTTTAATGAGCttgttaatgttttaaaaaaatatggccTTAATATTGATGATATAAGGGGACAAGGTTATGATAATGGTTCCAACATGAAGGGTAAAAATCGAGGAGTGCAAAGAAGATTATTAGACATAAATCCTAGAGCATTTTATACATCGTGTGGGTGTCATAACTTGAACTTAGTTTTATGTGATATGGCTAGTTCGTCTCCTAGAGCTATTTTTTTTCGGAGTTCTACAACGTATTTATTCTTGTTTGTTTCATCTACCAAACGGTGGAAAATTTTGCAAGATAATGtatctaaattttttgttaaatcatTATCTCAAACTTGTTGGGAAAGTAGAATAGAAAGTGTCAAAGCTATTAAGTTTCAGGCTCCAAAGGTAAGAGATGCTTTGACTGAATTATCAAAAAATTGTGAAGATcctaaattaaaaagtgaagcCATGTTCTTAGCAACTCATGAACTtgaagattttgaatttttattaggaATGAATATTAGGTATGATATTTTGTTTACTGTCAATTTTGTTAGCAAGATTCTACAATCAAAAGATATGCATATAGATATTGCTATAGACCATTTAAAAGGTCTTATcacttatttaaaacattatAGGGAAAACGAGTTTGCATTGGCTTTAGAATCCACAGAAAAAATGGCTATCGAAATGGATATAGAGCCAAAATTTcgtgaaaaatgtaaaattcatagaaaaccttattttgatgaaaatattaGTAATGAGATCACACATTCACCTGAAGAATCTTTTCatattgagtatttttttatacatattagatcAATCAATTAATTCTATTGAGACCCGATTTGAACAATTTTTACAATATGAgactatttttggttttttatttgattccaaaaatattaaagcTTTAGATGAGgatgaattgaaaaaatattgtattgatCTTGAAAAGTTTTTAAGGTTTAATGAATACTCTGATATTGATGgtcttgatttattttcagaattGAAAGTATTAAGAGAAGTGTTAAGAGAAGAAATTAGCACACCAATAGAAGTATTGAGTTATATTAAAACTTTAGATTCTTTTCCAAATGTTTACATTGCATATAGAATTTTATTGACAATCCCTGTAACAGTTGCTACTGCTGAaagaaatttttcaaaattaaaattgcttaaatcatatctaaaatCAACAATGTTAAAAGATAGATTGAATGGGTTagttattttatctattgaaagtGAAGTGTTAGAATTGCTTGATTATAAAACTCTGATAAATGATTTTGCAGCTAAAAAAGCTAGAAGattaatgtaaaaattgatattttatataatatactaagtctctttaaaattcttgtaaaaaaaagacCCCTTTAACATTTTCGCCTTAGGCCCCAAAATGTCTGTACACGACCCTGTTAATAGTAAATGAAAATGCTCACTAGCTGTTTCAACCAACCATTGAAGTTCTCGTCCCGAAGTTTCAATATTTGAACATCAGCGATACCAAGGTATGATTGCCTTAGCAAGTCCTCAAATTGTCTAATCAATACCATaagaattaatatttagtataagataaataaaaaaagttataacaaaGTTAGGGAGTAAACTTACTGGAGAAATGGTTCAATTTCTTTGCAATTTACAAGCACATAAGTCTCTGCAATTTGAACCTCCACTTCTGTCAAGAATCTATTGCTTCCACTTCCAATAGAACGATAtggatatttaaaaatagaCAAGCATTGATTAACCATATGGTGCCCACCATCATCATTTTGAGGAACTTGAGTGCATCTTGTTTGCAATTTGGGATGAAAATACATGGACGCGAAATTGGAAATCTCTTCTAAAATATATGCTTCACAAATAGAACCTTCAAACTTTTGTATTATATCGAACCTTTCTGATACAGCAAACACCGGGGGTATGCAAGAAGCAAGAACCGCAAGGCCCAAAAGGAAGAGTGGACCACCAGCTTACTTGAAGGATTATGCATAGGAATAGCTAATAGAATCAAGAGTGCTAGAATAATAAGATTATTAGGTTGTTAGAAAGAATAATATTGCTATCATTTTGTTAGGATAATTGTTGTTTATATTTATCCTTTTTGTTAGTGTTGTCGGGAGCTTGTCCCACAGCATTTGGTATTATATATAGGAATTGCCTTTCATGTAGAGGACGAAGAATAA is a window encoding:
- the LOC102668600 gene encoding uncharacterized mitochondrial protein AtMg00810-like, with the protein product MDREFRRSKSEPTLYIKSQGQNTLLLSLYVDDLIYTGNNTKMMMEFKEDMKTFEMTDLGLMSYFLGIEVSQRNEGIFISQKKYTEGLLKKFKMYGCKPVATPLITNEKLQKNDGAPEADASKYRSLIGSLLYLTTTRPDIMYATSLLSRFMQSPSQIHFGAGKRILRYLQGTKEFGIWYTTETNSELLGYTDSDWAGSTDDMKSTSGYAFSLGSRMFSWASKKQAIVAQSTAEAEYVAAAEATS